One region of Streptomyces rishiriensis genomic DNA includes:
- the dxr gene encoding 1-deoxy-D-xylulose-5-phosphate reductoisomerase, with the protein MSDSPAPLADPHLVYDPVAGDGPKDVVILGSTGSIGTQAIDLVLRNPDRFRVTGLSANGGRVALLAEQARRLRVRTVAVAREDVVAALREALAAEYGTGEPLPEILAGPEAATQLAASDCHTVLNGITGSIGLAPTLAALEAGRTLALANKESLIVGGPLVKALAEPGQIIPVDSEHAALFQALAAGTRADVRKLVVTASGGPFRGRTKQQLANVTVEEALAHPTWSMGPVITINSATLVNKGLEVIEAHLLYDIPFDRIEVVVHPQSYVHSMVEFTDGSTLAQATPPDMRGPIAVGLGWPRRVPDAAPAFDWSTASTWEFFPLDNEAFPSVNLARHVGELAGTAPAVFNAANEECVEAFRKGALPFNGIMETVTRVVREHGTPATGTSLTVSDVLEAETWARARSQELTATAEARA; encoded by the coding sequence ATGAGCGACAGTCCAGCCCCCCTCGCCGACCCGCACCTCGTCTACGACCCGGTCGCGGGCGACGGCCCGAAGGACGTGGTGATCCTCGGCTCCACCGGTTCGATCGGCACCCAGGCCATCGACCTCGTGCTGCGCAACCCGGACCGCTTCCGGGTGACCGGTCTGTCCGCCAACGGCGGCCGCGTCGCCCTCCTCGCCGAGCAGGCCCGCAGGCTGCGGGTGCGGACCGTCGCGGTCGCCCGTGAGGACGTCGTGGCGGCCCTGCGCGAGGCCCTCGCCGCCGAGTACGGGACGGGTGAGCCGCTCCCCGAGATCCTGGCCGGCCCCGAGGCGGCCACCCAGCTCGCCGCCTCCGACTGCCACACCGTCCTCAACGGCATCACCGGCTCCATCGGCCTCGCGCCCACCCTCGCCGCCCTGGAGGCGGGCCGCACCCTCGCGCTCGCCAACAAGGAGTCGCTCATCGTCGGCGGCCCGCTGGTCAAGGCGCTCGCCGAGCCCGGCCAGATCATCCCGGTGGACTCCGAGCACGCGGCCCTCTTCCAGGCCCTCGCCGCGGGCACCCGCGCGGATGTGCGCAAGCTGGTCGTCACCGCCTCGGGCGGCCCCTTCCGAGGCCGCACGAAGCAGCAGCTGGCGAACGTGACGGTCGAGGAGGCCCTCGCCCACCCCACCTGGTCCATGGGACCGGTGATCACGATCAACTCCGCGACCCTGGTCAACAAGGGCCTGGAGGTCATCGAGGCGCACCTTCTCTACGACATTCCCTTCGACCGCATTGAGGTCGTCGTGCATCCCCAGTCGTATGTTCACTCGATGGTGGAGTTCACGGACGGATCGACGCTGGCCCAGGCGACGCCCCCCGACATGCGGGGGCCGATCGCCGTCGGTCTGGGCTGGCCCCGGCGCGTCCCCGACGCGGCGCCCGCCTTCGACTGGAGCACGGCGTCGACATGGGAGTTCTTCCCGCTCGACAACGAGGCGTTCCCCTCGGTGAACCTCGCCCGGCACGTCGGCGAGCTCGCGGGCACGGCCCCGGCGGTGTTCAATGCCGCCAACGAGGAGTGTGTGGAGGCGTTCCGCAAGGGCGCGCTCCCGTTCAACGGGATCATGGAGACCGTCACCCGGGTCGTGCGGGAGCACGGCACGCCGGCGACGGGAACTTCACTCACCGTGTCGGACGTCCTCGAAGCGGAGACCTGGGCACGGGCCCGGTCCCAGGAACTGACGGCTACCGCGGAGGCGCGTGCATGA
- a CDS encoding M50 family metallopeptidase produces the protein MTALMMILGIVVFAVGLLFSIAWHELGHLSTAKLFGIRVPQYMVGFGPTIFSRKKGETEYGFKAIPFGGYIRMIGMFPPGDDGRITARSTSPWRGMIEDARSAAYEELQPGDETRMFYTRKPWKRVIVMFAGPFMNLVLAVGLFLTVLMGFGIQQQTTTVSSVSPCVISQSQNRDECKSTDPASPAAAAGMKPGDKIVSFAGQRTDDWNTLSDLIRVSAGKDVAVVVERGGRELTLHATIATNQVAKKDSDGTYVQGEYIKAGFLGFGAATGVVKQDFGDSVSWMTDRVGEAVDSIAALPGKIPALWNAAFDGAPREPDSPMGVVGAARVGGEIFTLDIPASQQLAMAVMLVAGFNLSLFLFNMLPLLPLDGGHIAGALWESLRRNLAKVLRRPDPGPFDVAKLMPVAYVVAGVFICFTLLVLIADVVNPVRIS, from the coding sequence ATGACAGCCCTGATGATGATCCTCGGCATAGTCGTCTTCGCGGTCGGCCTGCTGTTCTCGATCGCCTGGCACGAGCTGGGGCATCTGTCCACGGCGAAGCTCTTCGGCATCCGGGTACCGCAGTACATGGTCGGCTTCGGCCCGACGATCTTCTCCCGGAAGAAGGGCGAGACCGAGTACGGCTTCAAGGCGATCCCCTTCGGCGGCTACATCCGCATGATCGGCATGTTCCCGCCGGGCGACGACGGCCGGATCACGGCCCGTTCCACCTCGCCCTGGCGCGGCATGATAGAGGACGCCCGCTCGGCCGCGTACGAGGAACTCCAGCCGGGCGACGAGACGCGCATGTTCTACACGCGCAAGCCGTGGAAACGGGTCATCGTGATGTTCGCGGGCCCGTTCATGAACCTGGTGCTCGCGGTGGGCCTGTTCCTCACCGTCCTGATGGGCTTCGGCATCCAGCAGCAGACCACCACCGTCAGCTCGGTCTCGCCCTGCGTCATCTCGCAGAGCCAGAACCGCGACGAGTGCAAGTCGACCGACCCGGCCTCCCCGGCCGCGGCCGCCGGCATGAAGCCGGGTGACAAGATCGTCTCCTTCGCCGGTCAGCGGACGGACGACTGGAACACGCTCTCCGACCTGATCCGGGTCAGCGCAGGCAAGGACGTGGCCGTCGTGGTCGAGCGGGGCGGCAGGGAACTGACCCTGCACGCGACGATCGCCACCAACCAGGTCGCCAAGAAGGACTCCGACGGGACCTACGTCCAGGGCGAGTACATCAAGGCGGGCTTCCTCGGCTTCGGCGCGGCCACCGGCGTCGTCAAGCAGGACTTCGGAGACTCCGTGTCCTGGATGACCGACCGGGTGGGCGAGGCCGTCGACTCCATCGCCGCCCTCCCCGGCAAGATCCCGGCCCTGTGGAACGCCGCCTTCGACGGCGCTCCGCGCGAGCCCGACTCACCCATGGGCGTGGTCGGCGCGGCCCGCGTCGGCGGAGAGATCTTCACCCTGGACATCCCGGCCTCGCAGCAGCTGGCCATGGCCGTGATGCTGGTCGCGGGCTTCAACCTCTCCCTGTTCCTGTTCAACATGCTCCCGCTGCTGCCGCTGGACGGCGGGCACATCGCGGGCGCCCTGTGGGAATCCCTGCGCCGCAACCTGGCTAAGGTCCTGCGCAGGCCGGACCCGGGCCCGTTCGACGTGGCGAAGCTGATGCCGGTGGCGTACGTGGTGGCAGGCGTCTTCATTTGCTTCACGCTGCTGGTCCTCATCGCGGACGTGGTGAACCCGGTGCGCATCTCGTAG
- the ispG gene encoding flavodoxin-dependent (E)-4-hydroxy-3-methylbut-2-enyl-diphosphate synthase produces MTAISLGMPSVPTRVAERRKSRQIQVGSVAVGGDAPVSVQSMTTTRTSDIGATLQQIAELTASGCQIVRVACPTQDDADALATIARKSQIPVIADIHFQPKYVFAAIEAGCAAVRVNPGNIKQFDDKVKEIAKAAKEHGTPIRIGVNAGSLDRRLLQKYGRATPEALVESALWEASLFEEHDFRDIKISVKHNDPVIMIEAYRQLAAQSDYPLHLGVTEAGPAFQGTIKSAVAFGALLSQGIGDTIRVSLSAPPVEEVKVGNQILESLNLRQRGLEIVSCPSCGRAQVDVYKLAEEVTAGLTGMEVPLRVAVMGCVVNGPGEAREADLGVASGNGKGQIFVKGEVIKTVPESKIVETLIEEAMKLAEQMEASGTPSGEPQVSVAG; encoded by the coding sequence ATGACTGCGATTTCTCTCGGCATGCCGTCCGTTCCGACCAGGGTTGCCGAGCGCCGTAAGAGCCGGCAGATCCAGGTCGGATCCGTGGCGGTCGGCGGAGACGCCCCGGTGTCGGTGCAGTCGATGACGACGACCCGTACCTCCGACATCGGCGCGACGCTTCAGCAGATCGCGGAGCTCACCGCGTCCGGCTGTCAGATCGTGCGGGTGGCCTGCCCCACGCAGGACGACGCGGACGCGCTCGCGACGATCGCCCGCAAGTCGCAGATCCCGGTCATCGCCGACATCCACTTCCAGCCGAAGTACGTGTTCGCCGCGATCGAGGCGGGCTGTGCGGCGGTCCGGGTGAACCCGGGCAACATCAAGCAGTTCGACGACAAGGTCAAGGAGATCGCGAAGGCGGCGAAGGAGCACGGCACGCCGATCCGGATCGGCGTCAACGCCGGCTCGCTGGACCGGCGGCTGCTCCAGAAGTACGGCAGGGCGACTCCCGAGGCGCTCGTCGAGTCCGCGCTGTGGGAGGCGTCCCTCTTCGAGGAGCACGACTTCCGTGACATCAAGATCTCGGTCAAGCACAACGACCCGGTGATCATGATCGAGGCGTACCGGCAGCTCGCCGCGCAGAGCGACTATCCGCTGCACCTCGGGGTGACGGAGGCGGGCCCGGCGTTCCAGGGCACGATCAAGTCGGCGGTCGCCTTCGGCGCCCTGCTCTCCCAGGGCATCGGCGACACGATCCGGGTCTCCCTCTCGGCTCCGCCGGTGGAGGAGGTCAAGGTCGGCAACCAGATTCTGGAGTCCCTCAACCTCAGGCAGCGCGGTCTGGAGATCGTCTCCTGCCCGTCCTGCGGGCGGGCCCAGGTCGACGTGTACAAGCTGGCCGAAGAGGTCACGGCGGGGCTCACGGGCATGGAGGTCCCGTTGCGCGTCGCCGTCATGGGCTGTGTCGTCAACGGCCCCGGCGAGGCCCGCGAGGCCGACCTCGGCGTCGCCTCCGGCAACGGCAAGGGCCAGATCTTCGTGAAGGGCGAGGTCATCAAGACCGTCCCCGAGTCGAAGATCGTGGAGACCCTCATCGAGGAGGCCATGAAGCTCGCCGAACAGATGGAGGCGTCCGGCACCCCGTCCGGCGAGCCGCAGGTATCGGTCGCGGGCTGA
- a CDS encoding GNAT family N-acetyltransferase translates to MLTQTTSRVLEPRDLDAALAVLDREPVANAFVTSRVQVAGLDPWRLGGEMWGWYEDGMLTSLCYAGANLVPICATPRAVRAFADRARRAGRRCSSIVGPVEPTTRLWRLLEPHWGPAREVRAQQPLMVTDRMPTDIAPDPYVRRIRKDEMDTIMPACVAMFTEEVGVSPMAGDGGLLYQARVAELVGSGRSFARLDDRGRVVFKAEIGAATSHACQIQGVWVAPEYRGQGLAAPGMAAVLRYALADVAPVVSLYVNDFNTAARRTYRRVGFQEVGAFMSVLF, encoded by the coding sequence GTGTTGACCCAGACCACCTCCCGGGTCCTCGAACCGAGAGACCTGGACGCCGCGCTCGCCGTCCTCGACCGCGAGCCGGTCGCCAACGCCTTCGTCACGTCGCGCGTACAGGTCGCGGGCCTCGACCCGTGGCGCCTCGGCGGCGAGATGTGGGGCTGGTACGAGGACGGCATGCTGACGTCCCTCTGCTACGCGGGCGCCAACCTCGTCCCGATCTGCGCGACGCCGAGAGCGGTGCGGGCCTTCGCCGACCGCGCCCGCCGGGCGGGCCGCCGCTGCTCCTCGATCGTCGGTCCCGTCGAGCCGACGACCAGACTGTGGCGCCTCCTGGAACCCCACTGGGGCCCGGCCCGCGAGGTCCGCGCCCAACAGCCCCTCATGGTCACCGACCGCATGCCCACCGACATCGCCCCGGATCCCTACGTCCGCCGCATCCGCAAGGACGAGATGGACACGATCATGCCGGCGTGCGTGGCGATGTTCACCGAGGAGGTCGGTGTCTCCCCGATGGCCGGCGACGGAGGCCTGCTCTACCAGGCCCGGGTGGCCGAACTCGTCGGCTCCGGGCGCTCGTTCGCCCGGCTCGACGACCGGGGCAGGGTCGTCTTCAAGGCGGAGATCGGCGCGGCGACCTCCCACGCCTGCCAGATCCAGGGGGTGTGGGTGGCCCCGGAGTACCGGGGACAGGGCCTGGCCGCCCCCGGCATGGCAGCGGTCCTGCGCTACGCCCTGGCCGACGTGGCCCCGGTGGTCAGCCTCTACGTGAACGACTTCAACACCGCGGCGCGGCGCACGTACAGGAGGGTGGGCTTCCAGGAGGTCGGCGCCTTCATGAGCGTCCTGTTTTGA
- a CDS encoding GNAT family N-acetyltransferase, which yields MDLVIGALDLPAHVDEALAVQAIAFGLGPDEVAVRRQIVLRHMANPGARAFGATAGERLVGFVYGMPNDRTHWWSTVVQPYLRAQGNEHWLDDSFVITELHVHPAHQNRGAGRALITTITDTAAQPRSILSAIDTDSPARALYHSLGYRDLARRVLFPSAPRPYAVMGAPLPLLRG from the coding sequence ATGGACCTCGTGATCGGCGCCCTGGACCTCCCCGCCCATGTGGACGAGGCCCTGGCCGTACAGGCGATCGCCTTCGGACTGGGGCCGGACGAGGTGGCCGTCCGCCGGCAGATCGTCCTGCGGCACATGGCGAATCCGGGTGCGAGAGCCTTCGGCGCGACCGCCGGAGAGCGGCTCGTCGGCTTCGTCTACGGCATGCCCAACGACCGCACCCACTGGTGGTCGACGGTCGTACAGCCCTACCTCCGGGCCCAGGGCAACGAGCACTGGCTGGACGACTCGTTCGTGATCACGGAGTTGCACGTCCACCCCGCCCACCAGAACCGCGGCGCGGGCCGGGCCCTGATCACCACGATCACCGACACCGCGGCCCAGCCCCGCTCGATCCTCTCCGCGATCGACACCGACAGTCCCGCCCGCGCGCTCTACCACTCCCTAGGCTACCGGGACCTGGCCCGCCGGGTGCTGTTCCCCAGCGCCCCCCGCCCGTACGCGGTGATGGGCGCCCCGCTTCCCCTCCTGCGCGGGTAA
- a CDS encoding proline--tRNA ligase, whose protein sequence is MANAPVQRMSQLMAKTLRDDPADAEVLSHKLLVRAGYVRRTAAGIWSWLPLGKKVLANVERIVREEMDAIGAQEVSLPALLPREPYEATGRWDEYGPELFRLQDRKGGDYLLGPTHEEIFTLIVKDQASSYKDLPVILYQIQTKFRDEARPRAGVLRGREFLMKDSYSFDTEDEGLAHSYALHRQAYQKVFERLGLDYRICAATAGAMGGSKSEEFLAPAGAGEDTFADCPNCDFAANTEAITYQSKPVDADGVAALEEIPTPDTPTIETLAAHLGVPASATLKNLLVKVDGEIVAVGVPGDREVDLGKVEAHFAPAAVELVTAEDFVGRPDLVRGYVGPQGLDKVTYIADPRVAPGTAWITGANKEGLHAKNVVAGRDFEVDGYVDVVVVQEGDPCPKCGTGLKLDRAIEIGHIFQLGRKYADALKLDVLGPNGKPVRVTMGSYGIGVSRAVAALAEQSADDKGLCWPAEVAPADVHVVAAGKALQTELALDVSEKLRAAGLRVLVDDRAGVSPGVKFTDSELMGVPKILVAGRRSAEGVLELKDRRTGEREELTVDEAIARLTA, encoded by the coding sequence ATGGCGAACGCACCGGTCCAGCGCATGTCCCAGTTGATGGCGAAGACGCTGCGCGACGACCCTGCGGACGCCGAGGTGCTCAGCCACAAGCTCCTCGTCCGCGCGGGCTATGTCCGCCGCACCGCCGCCGGCATCTGGTCCTGGCTGCCGCTCGGCAAGAAGGTACTCGCCAACGTGGAGCGGATCGTCCGCGAGGAGATGGACGCGATCGGCGCCCAGGAGGTCAGCCTCCCCGCCCTGCTGCCCCGCGAGCCCTACGAGGCGACCGGCCGCTGGGACGAGTACGGCCCGGAGCTGTTCCGCCTCCAGGACCGCAAGGGCGGCGACTACCTCCTCGGCCCCACCCACGAGGAGATCTTCACGCTGATCGTGAAGGACCAGGCGTCCTCGTACAAGGACCTGCCGGTCATCCTCTACCAGATCCAGACGAAGTTCCGTGACGAGGCCCGCCCCCGGGCCGGCGTCCTGCGCGGCCGTGAGTTCCTCATGAAGGACTCCTACTCCTTCGACACCGAGGACGAGGGCCTCGCGCATTCCTACGCCCTGCACCGCCAGGCCTACCAGAAGGTGTTCGAGCGCCTCGGCCTGGACTACCGCATCTGCGCGGCGACCGCGGGCGCGATGGGCGGCTCCAAGTCGGAGGAGTTCCTCGCCCCGGCCGGCGCCGGCGAGGACACCTTCGCCGACTGCCCCAACTGCGACTTCGCGGCCAACACCGAGGCGATCACGTACCAGTCGAAGCCGGTGGACGCCGACGGCGTGGCGGCTCTCGAGGAGATCCCGACCCCGGACACCCCCACCATCGAGACGCTCGCCGCCCACCTCGGCGTCCCGGCCTCGGCCACCCTGAAGAACCTCCTGGTGAAGGTCGACGGCGAGATCGTCGCCGTGGGCGTCCCCGGTGACCGTGAGGTCGACCTCGGCAAGGTCGAGGCGCACTTCGCCCCGGCAGCCGTCGAACTGGTCACCGCCGAGGACTTCGTGGGCCGCCCGGACCTGGTCCGCGGTTACGTCGGCCCGCAGGGTCTGGACAAGGTGACGTACATCGCCGACCCGCGCGTGGCCCCGGGCACCGCCTGGATCACCGGCGCCAACAAGGAAGGCCTGCACGCGAAGAACGTCGTCGCGGGCCGGGACTTCGAGGTCGACGGCTACGTCGACGTGGTGGTCGTCCAGGAGGGCGACCCCTGCCCGAAGTGCGGCACCGGCCTCAAGCTGGACCGCGCCATCGAGATCGGCCACATCTTCCAGCTGGGCCGCAAGTACGCCGACGCCCTCAAGCTCGACGTGCTCGGTCCGAACGGCAAGCCGGTCCGGGTGACCATGGGTTCGTACGGCATCGGCGTCTCCCGCGCGGTCGCCGCCCTGGCCGAGCAGAGCGCCGACGACAAGGGCCTGTGCTGGCCCGCCGAGGTCGCCCCGGCCGATGTGCACGTCGTCGCGGCGGGCAAGGCTCTCCAGACCGAGCTGGCGCTCGACGTCTCCGAGAAGCTGCGCGCGGCCGGTCTGCGCGTCCTGGTCGACGACCGGGCCGGCGTCTCCCCGGGCGTGAAGTTCACCGACTCCGAGCTGATGGGCGTGCCGAAGATCCTGGTGGCGGGCCGCCGCTCGGCCGAGGGCGTCCTGGAGCTGAAGGACCGCAGGACCGGCGAGCGCGAAGAGCTCACGGTCGACGAGGCGATCGCCCGGCTGACGGCGTGA
- a CDS encoding aminoglycoside phosphotransferase family protein produces MAFEPPQRLARALGETAPDGDGWLEKLPEAARQAVALGELTVDRVQVPGGRTSLVVLVRRADGTPAVLKLAPPRFRPEAERAALAHWDGLGAVQLLEGPPTAGALLLERLHPDVSVRSLAEAKALLEAAGTVRRLWVEPPAGHTFESVADRTGRQAEAMRASAGARPEVAALVDAALAARAELLAGPPEHRLLHGTFRQSKVLAGERMPWLAVGPDPVVGERAFDLARLVRDRVEDLIASPSGATITRRRVKRLAESLELDQERLRGWTLFRAVESGARALRVGRTRDAELLLEFASWL; encoded by the coding sequence ATGGCTTTCGAACCGCCGCAGCGTCTGGCGAGGGCGCTCGGTGAGACGGCACCGGACGGTGACGGCTGGTTGGAGAAGCTGCCGGAGGCGGCCCGACAGGCCGTCGCACTGGGCGAGTTGACCGTCGACCGGGTGCAGGTGCCGGGCGGCCGGACCAGCCTGGTCGTGCTGGTGCGGCGCGCGGACGGGACACCGGCCGTGCTGAAGCTGGCCCCGCCCCGGTTCCGGCCGGAGGCGGAGCGGGCCGCGCTGGCCCACTGGGACGGCCTGGGCGCCGTCCAGCTGCTCGAGGGGCCGCCGACCGCGGGGGCACTGCTGCTCGAGCGGCTGCATCCCGATGTGTCGGTGCGGTCGCTGGCGGAGGCGAAGGCCCTGCTGGAGGCGGCGGGAACGGTGCGGCGGCTGTGGGTGGAGCCGCCGGCCGGCCACACCTTCGAGTCCGTCGCCGACCGCACGGGACGCCAGGCGGAGGCGATGCGGGCGAGTGCCGGGGCCCGGCCCGAGGTGGCCGCCCTGGTGGACGCGGCCCTCGCCGCCCGTGCGGAGCTGCTGGCCGGACCGCCCGAGCACCGGCTGCTGCACGGCACGTTCCGGCAGAGCAAGGTGCTGGCGGGCGAGCGGATGCCCTGGCTGGCCGTGGGGCCGGACCCGGTGGTCGGCGAGCGCGCCTTCGACCTGGCCCGGCTGGTCCGCGACCGGGTGGAGGACCTGATCGCCTCGCCGTCCGGGGCTACGATCACCCGGCGCCGGGTGAAGCGGCTCGCGGAGTCGCTGGAGCTCGACCAGGAGCGGCTGCGCGGCTGGACGCTGTTCCGGGCCGTGGAGTCGGGGGCCCGGGCCCTGCGCGTCGGACGGACACGGGACGCCGAACTCCTGCTCGAGTTCGCGAGCTGGCTGTAG
- a CDS encoding ferritin-like domain-containing protein, translating into MSEATSAELTALQAALAAEHAAVYGYGVVGGRIRDGRSAEARAAYDAHRARRDALVREVRDLGAEPVAANAGYALPFPVPDSAAAVRLATELEERVAGVYSDLVRAAGDARRREAAVALRDAAVRAVRWRGGSVAFPGLAERTGTDPDTGSASVPAAATPPAAAAPSGTPAA; encoded by the coding sequence ATGAGCGAGGCCACGAGCGCGGAGCTGACGGCACTCCAGGCGGCGCTGGCCGCCGAACACGCCGCCGTGTACGGGTACGGGGTCGTCGGCGGGCGGATCCGCGACGGGCGGAGCGCCGAGGCACGTGCGGCCTACGACGCGCACCGGGCGCGCCGGGACGCGCTGGTGCGCGAGGTGCGCGACCTGGGCGCCGAGCCGGTCGCCGCGAACGCCGGGTACGCGTTGCCGTTCCCGGTGCCGGACTCCGCGGCGGCGGTCCGGCTGGCGACCGAGCTGGAGGAACGTGTGGCCGGGGTGTACTCCGACCTGGTACGGGCAGCCGGGGACGCACGGCGCCGGGAGGCCGCGGTCGCGCTGCGGGACGCTGCGGTCCGTGCCGTGCGCTGGCGCGGCGGGAGCGTAGCCTTCCCTGGTCTCGCCGAGCGGACCGGTACGGATCCGGACACGGGCTCGGCGTCCGTACCGGCAGCGGCCACGCCTCCGGCGGCGGCAGCGCCCTCGGGCACACCGGCGGCTTGA
- the rimP gene encoding ribosome maturation factor RimP codes for MSTTQSERLRELLEPLVASQGLDLEEITVDSVGRKRVLSVVVDSDSGADLDQIADVSRALSAKLDETDAMGEGEYTLEVGTPGAERALTEHRHYVRAVDRLVRFQLTGGDELVARILTVDDEGLDLEVPGVKGRKATARRLSFGDIDKARVQVEFNRKDKSDRHAENDQNDPNDENDENDENEMEEEA; via the coding sequence ATGAGCACCACCCAGAGCGAGAGGCTGCGAGAGCTCCTGGAACCGCTCGTCGCCTCCCAGGGCCTGGATCTGGAAGAGATCACCGTGGACTCCGTGGGGCGCAAGCGGGTGCTGAGCGTCGTCGTCGACTCCGACTCCGGAGCGGACCTGGACCAGATCGCCGATGTGAGCCGCGCGCTCTCGGCGAAGCTCGACGAGACGGACGCGATGGGCGAGGGCGAGTACACCCTCGAGGTCGGCACCCCGGGCGCGGAGCGCGCGCTCACCGAGCACCGCCACTACGTACGCGCCGTCGACCGGCTGGTGCGGTTCCAGCTGACCGGGGGCGACGAGCTGGTCGCCAGGATCCTGACGGTCGACGACGAGGGACTGGATCTCGAGGTCCCCGGTGTGAAGGGCCGCAAGGCCACCGCCCGCAGACTCTCCTTCGGCGACATCGACAAGGCCCGCGTGCAGGTCGAGTTCAACCGCAAGGACAAGAGCGACCGGCACGCCGAGAACGACCAGAACGACCCGAACGACGAGAACGACGAGAACGACGAGAACGAGATGGAAGAGGAGGCGTAG
- the nusA gene encoding transcription termination factor NusA, translating to MDIDMSALRGLVREKEISFDLLVEAIESALLIAYHRTEGSRRHARVELNRETGHVTVWAKEDPEDLEEGQEPRPFDDTPSDFGRIAATTAKQVILQRLRDAEDDATLGEYAGREGDIVTGVVQQGRDPKNVLVDIGKLEAILPVQEQVPGETYPHGMRLRSYVVRVAKGMRGPSVTLSRTHPNLVKKLFALEVPEIADGSVEIAAIAREAGHRTKIAVRSTRSGLNAKGACIGPMGGRVRNVMGELNGEKIDIVDWSDDPAEMVANALSPARVSKVEVVDLGARSARVTVPDYQLSLAIGKEGQNARLAARLTGWRIDIRPDVEQPTE from the coding sequence GTGGACATCGACATGAGTGCCCTGCGGGGCTTGGTGCGGGAGAAGGAGATCTCCTTCGACCTGCTGGTCGAGGCGATCGAGTCGGCCCTCCTCATCGCCTACCACCGCACCGAGGGAAGCCGCCGTCACGCGCGCGTGGAGCTCAACCGGGAGACCGGACATGTGACCGTGTGGGCGAAGGAGGACCCCGAGGACCTCGAGGAGGGGCAGGAGCCCCGCCCGTTCGACGACACCCCGTCCGACTTCGGCCGCATCGCCGCCACCACGGCCAAGCAGGTGATCCTCCAGCGCCTGCGCGACGCCGAGGACGACGCGACCCTCGGCGAGTACGCCGGCCGTGAGGGCGACATCGTCACCGGCGTGGTCCAGCAGGGCCGCGACCCGAAGAACGTGCTGGTGGACATCGGCAAGCTGGAGGCCATCCTGCCGGTGCAGGAGCAGGTCCCCGGCGAGACGTATCCGCACGGCATGCGCCTGCGGTCGTACGTGGTCCGGGTGGCGAAGGGCATGCGCGGGCCGTCCGTGACGCTCTCGCGCACCCACCCCAACCTGGTGAAGAAGCTCTTCGCCCTGGAGGTGCCGGAGATCGCCGACGGTTCGGTCGAGATCGCCGCCATCGCACGCGAGGCCGGTCACCGCACGAAGATCGCCGTCAGGTCCACCCGTTCGGGTCTGAACGCCAAGGGCGCCTGCATCGGCCCCATGGGCGGCCGGGTGCGCAACGTGATGGGCGAGTTGAACGGCGAGAAGATCGACATCGTCGACTGGTCGGACGACCCGGCCGAGATGGTGGCGAACGCGCTGTCCCCGGCCCGGGTCTCCAAGGTCGAGGTCGTCGATCTCGGTGCCCGCTCCGCGCGCGTGACGGTGCCGGACTACCAGCTGTCGCTGGCGATCGGCAAGGAAGGGCAGAACGCCCGGCTCGCCGCCCGGCTGACCGGCTGGCGCATCGACATCCGTCCGGACGTCGAACAGCCCACCGAGTAG
- a CDS encoding YlxR family protein yields the protein MSGRTHAGVCPERTCVGCRERAAKTELLRIVAIKDACVPDPRGTLPGRGAYLHPAPVCLDQAVRRRAFTRALRAPGALDTKALRQYVEQATVAEQATP from the coding sequence GTGTCTGGCCGGACGCACGCCGGAGTATGCCCTGAACGCACCTGTGTGGGGTGCCGGGAGCGGGCGGCCAAGACGGAGCTGCTGCGCATCGTGGCGATCAAGGATGCATGCGTCCCCGATCCACGCGGTACGCTGCCCGGCCGGGGTGCGTATCTGCACCCCGCCCCGGTCTGTCTCGACCAGGCGGTACGCCGCCGGGCGTTCACGAGGGCGTTGCGAGCCCCGGGAGCGCTCGACACAAAGGCGTTGCGCCAGTACGTCGAGCAGGCGACCGTTGCCGAACAGGCAACACCGTAA